A stretch of the Bacillus anthracis str. Vollum genome encodes the following:
- a CDS encoding ComE operon protein 2 — translation MERISWDQYFMTQSHLLSLRSTCTRLAVGATIVRDKRIIAGGYNGSIKGGVHCIDDGCYVIDNHCVRTIHAEMNALLQCAKFGVKTEEAEIYVTHFPCLQCCKAIIQSGITAVYYAQDYKNHPYAVELFEKANVTVKHVPLEYDIAALEDQKRHMELKELFASLEKENLSMEELQHVFTKAKMML, via the coding sequence ATGGAACGAATTTCATGGGATCAATATTTTATGACGCAAAGCCATTTGCTATCTTTACGTAGTACATGTACAAGGCTTGCAGTAGGAGCAACAATCGTTCGTGATAAACGAATTATTGCTGGTGGATATAATGGTTCAATTAAAGGTGGCGTACATTGTATAGATGATGGATGCTACGTTATTGATAATCATTGTGTTCGTACAATTCACGCAGAAATGAATGCTTTGTTACAATGTGCAAAATTTGGCGTGAAAACGGAGGAAGCGGAAATTTATGTTACGCATTTTCCGTGTTTACAATGTTGTAAGGCGATTATACAAAGTGGTATTACAGCGGTTTATTATGCACAGGATTATAAAAATCATCCGTATGCCGTAGAGTTATTTGAAAAAGCGAATGTAACGGTAAAACACGTTCCGTTAGAATATGATATTGCAGCATTAGAGGATCAAAAGCGTCATATGGAGTTGAAAGAACTATTTGCATCTTTAGAAAAAGAGAACTTATCAATGGAAGAATTACAGCATGTATTCACGAAAGCAAAAATGATGCTATAA